Proteins encoded together in one Pantoea sp. At-9b window:
- a CDS encoding aldehyde dehydrogenase (NADP(+)) has product MNLMGKNYIGGERSSQHAPELCSVDAHSGEALPYRFSQASHQEAEQACLAAERAFAPYQALPSEQRASFLDAIADELDALNDDFIHLVMRETALPEGRIRGERARTSGQMRLFASVLRRGDYLGVRIDTALPDRQPLARPDLRQLKVGVGPVAVFGASNFPLAFSTAGGDTAAALAAGCPVVVKAHSGHMATAECVADAIMRAAEKTAMPAGVFNMIYGGSIGQVLVRHPAIQAVGFTGSLKGGRALCDIAAARPQPIPVFAEMSSINPMILLPGALAVRSERIARELTDSVVAGCGQFCTNPGLIIGIASPQFSAFLAMMAENIRTSPAQTMLNRGVLSSYEHGLTQLHQHSGIRHLAGAVQQGHQAVPQLFAADASLLIAGDDLLQEEVFGPVTIAVTVRDEAELQAALQGVRGQLTTTLLAEPQDVQQFAHLVPLLQRKAGRLLFNGYPTGVEVSDAMVHGGPYPATSDARGTSVGTLAIDRFLRPVCYQNYPVELLPDALKPDNPLHLLRLVNGVYGREAG; this is encoded by the coding sequence ATGAATCTGATGGGAAAAAACTATATCGGCGGTGAACGCAGCAGCCAGCACGCCCCCGAGTTGTGCAGCGTCGATGCGCACAGCGGCGAAGCGTTGCCGTACCGTTTTAGCCAGGCCAGTCACCAGGAAGCGGAACAGGCGTGCCTCGCTGCTGAGCGTGCTTTTGCCCCTTACCAGGCGCTGCCATCCGAACAACGCGCGTCTTTTCTTGATGCCATCGCCGATGAACTCGATGCGCTGAACGATGATTTTATCCATTTGGTGATGCGTGAAACCGCGTTGCCGGAAGGACGCATTCGCGGTGAACGTGCGCGCACCAGTGGGCAGATGCGCCTGTTCGCCAGCGTGCTGCGTCGGGGTGATTATCTCGGCGTTCGCATCGACACCGCCTTGCCCGATCGCCAGCCGCTGGCAAGGCCGGATCTGCGCCAGCTTAAGGTTGGTGTCGGTCCGGTGGCGGTGTTTGGTGCCAGTAACTTCCCGCTGGCCTTCTCCACAGCAGGGGGCGATACCGCCGCCGCGCTGGCTGCCGGTTGCCCGGTGGTGGTGAAAGCGCACAGCGGCCATATGGCAACGGCGGAATGCGTGGCGGATGCGATTATGCGGGCGGCAGAGAAAACCGCGATGCCAGCCGGTGTGTTCAATATGATCTACGGCGGCAGCATCGGTCAGGTATTGGTTCGTCATCCGGCGATCCAGGCGGTGGGCTTTACCGGCTCACTGAAAGGGGGCCGGGCATTATGTGATATCGCGGCCGCCCGTCCACAGCCGATCCCAGTGTTTGCTGAGATGAGCAGCATCAACCCGATGATCTTGCTGCCCGGCGCACTGGCGGTGCGCAGCGAACGTATTGCGCGTGAACTGACCGATTCCGTGGTAGCCGGGTGCGGTCAGTTCTGTACTAACCCTGGGCTGATTATCGGTATCGCTTCGCCTCAGTTTTCCGCCTTCCTTGCCATGATGGCGGAGAATATCCGCACCAGCCCGGCGCAGACCATGCTGAACCGGGGTGTGTTGAGTAGCTATGAACATGGCCTGACGCAACTGCATCAACACAGCGGCATTCGTCATCTGGCCGGTGCGGTGCAACAGGGGCATCAGGCGGTGCCACAGCTGTTCGCAGCGGATGCATCGCTGCTGATTGCGGGTGATGACCTGTTGCAGGAGGAAGTCTTCGGCCCGGTGACCATTGCTGTTACCGTGCGCGATGAGGCGGAATTGCAGGCGGCGCTACAGGGGGTGCGTGGACAGCTGACCACCACGTTGCTGGCTGAGCCGCAGGATGTGCAGCAGTTCGCCCATCTGGTGCCACTGTTGCAACGCAAGGCCGGGCGGTTGCTGTTTAACGGCTATCCCACCGGCGTAGAAGTCAGCGATGCCATGGTACATGGCGGACCTTATCCGGCCACCTCCGATGCCCGCGGCACCTCAGTGGGAACGCTCGCCATTGACCGCTTCCTGCGTCCGGTGTGTTATCAAAACTACCCGGTGGAATTGCTGCCGGACGCGCTGAAACCTGATAATCCCCTCCATTTGCTACGGTTGGTGAATGGGGTTTATGGTCGCGAAGCGGGCTGA
- a CDS encoding carboxymuconolactone decarboxylase family protein has product MALVKYINEDQAEPRVKAVFDDIKHTRQVETINNFWLALANDPAALERTWSSLKAIMSPEGELDPLTKELIYVAVSITNGCDYCTVSHLAAARKAGLTAGQRNELLAIIGMANETNRLATGYQVDIDPALHSYASGL; this is encoded by the coding sequence ATGGCGTTAGTTAAGTACATCAATGAAGACCAGGCAGAACCCCGCGTTAAAGCGGTGTTTGACGATATTAAACACACCCGTCAGGTTGAGACCATCAACAATTTCTGGCTGGCGCTGGCTAATGATCCGGCGGCGCTGGAACGCACCTGGTCAAGCCTCAAGGCCATCATGTCACCGGAAGGTGAGCTGGACCCGCTGACCAAAGAATTGATTTATGTTGCGGTGTCCATCACCAATGGCTGCGATTACTGCACCGTGTCACATCTGGCGGCAGCACGTAAAGCCGGACTGACGGCCGGTCAGCGCAACGAGCTGTTGGCGATCATCGGCATGGCCAATGAAACCAACCGTCTGGCAACCGGCTATCAGGTGGATATTGATCCGGCGTTGCATAGCTACGCCTCAGGGTTGTAA
- a CDS encoding sugar ABC transporter ATP-binding protein — MHELLRLDHISKHYHGAQALDDVSFSLRAGEIHALLGENGAGKSTLSKIIAGVVTPEQGELRWEDRLIKFTSPADARQQGIAMVFQETSLIPSMTVAQNIWLGDEKTFNRLRGVYIAAQQFLQALNFPVDPTAQVATLGAAKRQMVEIARAVRLQARVIIFDEPTATLTPEEKQHFFALMRRLQQQGITLVFISHAIEEALQLADRITILRDGKHVITGDVRQFNRETIIAQMVGRPTAGVATTAPRVPRPAGEKILSVQDLSRGNVVRNNAFSLYRGQITGIFGLVGSGRTETARIIAGIDKRDFSRGGTIELNGQPVRYRVPRQAMKDGIVYVTEDRKSEGFFETSTIAENLYAGLLASEQHRSAFVSRRAQSALAELWRKRLNIRALNPQEPVVALSGGNQQKVVIGKSLVQQPQLIIFDEPTRGVDVGAIREIHQLINQLADDGLAVVVISSYLPEILALADRILVSRQGRIVEEFMADQADEKKIMYAAVH, encoded by the coding sequence ATGCATGAGTTGCTGCGCTTAGATCACATCAGCAAACATTATCATGGCGCACAGGCACTGGATGATGTGAGTTTCAGCCTGCGCGCGGGTGAAATTCATGCGCTACTCGGGGAGAATGGCGCAGGCAAATCTACCCTCAGCAAAATCATCGCCGGGGTGGTCACGCCCGAGCAGGGAGAACTGCGCTGGGAAGATCGCCTGATTAAATTTACCTCCCCCGCCGACGCACGCCAACAGGGGATCGCGATGGTGTTCCAGGAAACCAGTCTGATTCCTTCGATGACGGTGGCGCAAAATATCTGGCTGGGAGATGAGAAGACGTTCAATCGCCTGCGTGGCGTCTATATCGCGGCGCAGCAGTTCCTCCAGGCACTGAATTTTCCGGTTGATCCGACAGCCCAGGTTGCCACGCTGGGCGCAGCCAAGCGGCAGATGGTGGAAATCGCCCGTGCGGTGCGTCTGCAAGCCAGGGTGATTATCTTTGATGAACCGACCGCCACCTTAACGCCAGAGGAGAAACAACATTTCTTCGCCCTGATGCGCCGCTTACAACAACAGGGGATCACGCTGGTATTTATCAGCCACGCCATTGAAGAAGCGTTGCAACTGGCCGATCGCATCACCATTCTGCGCGATGGTAAGCATGTGATCACCGGTGACGTCAGGCAGTTCAACCGCGAAACCATCATTGCCCAGATGGTGGGCAGGCCGACGGCTGGCGTAGCAACCACAGCGCCACGCGTACCGCGTCCAGCCGGTGAGAAGATCCTGAGTGTGCAGGATCTGTCGCGCGGCAATGTAGTACGCAATAACGCCTTTTCCCTCTATCGCGGGCAAATTACCGGTATTTTTGGTTTGGTTGGCTCGGGTCGCACCGAGACGGCACGCATTATCGCCGGTATTGATAAGCGTGACTTTTCCCGTGGGGGAACCATCGAACTTAACGGCCAACCGGTACGTTATCGAGTGCCACGTCAGGCAATGAAAGATGGCATCGTGTATGTGACCGAAGATCGTAAATCCGAGGGCTTTTTCGAAACATCCACGATCGCCGAGAACCTCTATGCCGGACTGCTGGCGTCGGAGCAGCATCGTTCCGCGTTCGTCAGCCGCCGGGCGCAGAGCGCGCTGGCGGAACTGTGGCGGAAACGGCTTAACATCCGCGCGCTTAATCCTCAGGAACCGGTGGTGGCGCTGTCTGGCGGTAATCAACAAAAGGTGGTGATTGGCAAAAGCCTGGTGCAGCAACCACAGCTGATCATTTTCGATGAGCCCACGCGCGGCGTGGATGTCGGCGCGATCCGCGAGATTCATCAGTTGATTAACCAACTGGCGGATGACGGCCTGGCGGTGGTGGTGATTTCCTCCTATCTGCCGGAAATTCTGGCGCTGGCTGACCGCATTCTGGTGTCGCGCCAGGGCCGGATTGTTGAAGAGTTTATGGCCGACCAGGCCGACGAGAAAAAAATCATGTATGCCGCAGTGCACTAA
- a CDS encoding SMP-30/gluconolactonase/LRE family protein: protein MSMRERAAQLRYNLIPGYLIGELLTKRWIDNAIPLLFLLLLLPALNHFLPGFLALSSLSDLSRQWGEFALVVMGMSIVMLGGGIDLSVGAIFALSAFTAVSANSLLALPLWQTLLLSLVTGALAGAFNGVLIGYLRLRAFLTTLVSFILLRTLFDILVVKYASQIQQSAVDNPQWDFIGEESIGPLPVSFVLAVVVALALHLLLSRMRLGWHIQAVGGSRRSAWNTGIAVRRTVFITYVLSGLCCGLAGFLLAARMAGVGPGTGLGLEIMALTAGVVGGNSLGGGRGSIMKGVLGAIIVLLLTNALIRLGLPSGSTQLVLGLVLIAAVFLDIRWLKNRHKVLANVYVAPIYTRMGITPSAEPAAQSPWSLNDKLADTEFIGLGELEGPEDVILDNDDHLYCGTRHGEIIRFFAPDYQRSEVFTHIGGFPLGLALDKDRSLKICVGAMGLYSVSHDRQVTQLSTQTRRSWLSVVDDARLRDPNDCDIAPDGRVFFTDSTTRYDAHEWALDSIESRPTGRLLCYHPTSGKTETLLSGLRYTNGVCIAHDGQSLFLAESWACRVHRYWFDGPKKGLLECVIRDMPGYPDNINRASDGRYWMAWLGMRTPSFDLALRHPSMRRRMTRRLVQDEWLFPNINTGGVVKFDEQGQIHDVLGNLGGMSHPMVTSMREHKGYLYIGGILNNRIGRYRLPDADPNWTSFNAYWGRSA from the coding sequence ATGTCTATGCGCGAACGGGCGGCACAGCTCCGCTACAACCTCATTCCTGGTTATTTAATCGGTGAGTTACTGACCAAGCGCTGGATCGACAACGCCATTCCGTTGCTGTTTCTGTTGCTGCTGTTGCCTGCACTCAACCATTTCCTACCCGGTTTTCTCGCCCTCTCCAGCCTGAGCGATCTGTCACGCCAGTGGGGTGAATTTGCCCTGGTGGTGATGGGGATGAGTATTGTGATGCTGGGGGGTGGGATTGACCTCAGCGTCGGTGCCATCTTCGCCCTCAGCGCCTTTACCGCCGTCTCTGCCAATAGTTTACTGGCGCTGCCGTTGTGGCAAACCCTGCTGTTATCCCTGGTAACCGGTGCGCTGGCGGGTGCCTTCAATGGCGTATTAATCGGCTATTTACGACTCCGGGCGTTTCTGACCACGCTGGTCAGTTTTATCCTGTTGCGCACGCTGTTCGATATTCTGGTGGTGAAATACGCCTCACAAATTCAGCAATCGGCAGTGGATAACCCGCAGTGGGACTTTATTGGTGAAGAGAGTATCGGGCCGCTGCCGGTCAGTTTTGTGCTGGCAGTCGTGGTGGCGCTGGCTTTGCATCTGTTGTTAAGCCGTATGCGTCTCGGCTGGCACATCCAGGCTGTGGGCGGCTCACGTCGTTCAGCATGGAATACCGGCATTGCCGTGCGGCGCACGGTATTTATCACCTATGTACTCTCGGGGTTGTGCTGCGGCCTGGCGGGCTTCTTACTCGCCGCACGCATGGCCGGGGTCGGTCCTGGCACCGGATTAGGGCTGGAGATCATGGCGCTCACAGCCGGCGTCGTCGGTGGCAACAGTCTTGGCGGTGGGCGTGGATCGATCATGAAAGGCGTCCTCGGCGCGATCATTGTGTTGCTGTTGACCAATGCGCTGATTCGCCTGGGACTGCCAAGCGGCAGCACCCAACTGGTACTCGGCCTGGTGTTGATCGCTGCCGTGTTTCTGGATATCCGCTGGCTCAAGAATCGTCACAAGGTGTTGGCGAATGTCTACGTCGCGCCGATCTATACCCGCATGGGTATCACCCCCTCCGCTGAACCTGCTGCACAATCCCCCTGGTCGCTGAACGATAAACTGGCCGACACCGAATTTATCGGGCTGGGCGAGTTGGAAGGGCCGGAAGATGTCATCCTCGATAATGATGATCATCTCTATTGCGGCACACGCCACGGCGAGATTATCCGCTTTTTCGCCCCTGATTATCAGCGATCCGAAGTCTTCACCCATATTGGCGGCTTTCCGCTCGGCCTGGCACTGGATAAAGATCGGTCATTAAAAATCTGTGTTGGCGCCATGGGATTATATTCCGTCAGCCACGATCGCCAGGTCACGCAACTTTCGACGCAAACCCGCCGCTCGTGGTTATCGGTGGTGGATGATGCACGCCTGCGCGATCCCAACGATTGCGATATCGCGCCGGATGGACGCGTGTTCTTTACTGACTCCACTACGCGCTACGATGCGCATGAATGGGCACTGGATAGCATCGAAAGCCGACCAACCGGACGGTTACTGTGTTACCACCCCACCAGCGGCAAAACCGAGACCCTGCTCAGCGGCCTGCGCTACACCAACGGCGTGTGCATCGCTCACGATGGGCAGTCGCTGTTTCTGGCGGAATCCTGGGCATGTCGTGTCCACCGTTACTGGTTCGACGGTCCGAAGAAAGGCCTGCTGGAGTGTGTCATCCGCGATATGCCGGGATATCCCGACAACATCAATCGGGCATCGGATGGCCGCTACTGGATGGCATGGCTGGGGATGCGGACTCCGAGCTTCGACCTGGCATTGCGCCATCCATCGATGCGGCGACGCATGACCCGACGGCTGGTGCAGGACGAATGGCTGTTTCCCAACATCAATACCGGTGGCGTGGTGAAATTTGATGAGCAAGGCCAGATTCATGATGTGCTGGGCAATCTGGGTGGCATGAGCCATCCGATGGTGACCTCAATGCGCGAGCACAAAGGCTATCTCTACATCGGTGGCATTTTGAATAACCGCATTGGCCGCTATCGACTGCCCGATGCCGACCCTAACTGGACCAGCTTTAACGCATATTGGGGGCGATCCGCATGA
- a CDS encoding sugar ABC transporter substrate-binding protein, translating to MNKWQKVVALGLALSMWGSSAFGRDDPGPTSVAEHFKDKTVVLIPMAMGMDLSQGWAYYIGKSLKAAGINFETRDPNWKPDDGANALTDAINRKVAAVIVQSPDLQSYSRLYKRAQQAGIYVIQVDNPSNFSSDAFVGSDWTTVGQLEAQAVVKGCGANSTKKIGVIQGDQVNASSLDQWDGLQAELKKHPGFEVVAAPYSNWDETTARNVTNTLIQQHPDVCGIVDFWSTTAQGTGAAIRDAGKTGKIFLATTGGGEQADCDRLNNGVIDALVSTDVPNQSRDVSTLVKFLLQSGVAAGTSKTWLYTPESITTRNDLKSGTCWSLKANAAA from the coding sequence ATGAATAAATGGCAAAAAGTGGTGGCGCTGGGTTTGGCACTCAGCATGTGGGGCAGCAGCGCCTTCGGTCGCGACGATCCCGGCCCCACCAGCGTGGCAGAGCATTTCAAAGATAAAACGGTGGTGTTGATCCCGATGGCAATGGGCATGGACTTGTCACAGGGTTGGGCCTACTACATCGGCAAATCGCTGAAAGCGGCTGGCATCAATTTTGAAACACGCGACCCCAACTGGAAACCGGACGATGGCGCGAATGCGCTGACCGATGCCATCAACCGCAAAGTGGCGGCGGTGATCGTACAATCGCCCGATTTACAGTCCTATTCACGCTTGTATAAACGGGCGCAACAGGCGGGCATCTACGTTATTCAGGTGGATAACCCGAGTAACTTTTCATCTGATGCCTTTGTTGGCAGTGACTGGACCACCGTGGGTCAGTTAGAAGCCCAGGCGGTGGTTAAAGGTTGTGGGGCTAATTCAACGAAAAAAATTGGCGTGATCCAGGGCGACCAGGTGAATGCCTCCAGCCTTGATCAGTGGGATGGCTTGCAGGCGGAACTGAAAAAACATCCGGGTTTTGAAGTGGTCGCCGCGCCCTACTCCAACTGGGATGAAACTACCGCGCGTAACGTCACCAATACATTGATTCAGCAACACCCTGATGTCTGCGGCATTGTGGATTTCTGGTCAACCACCGCGCAGGGCACTGGAGCGGCGATCCGTGACGCTGGCAAGACCGGCAAGATCTTCCTCGCCACCACCGGCGGTGGTGAGCAGGCCGATTGCGATCGCCTCAACAACGGCGTCATCGATGCACTGGTTTCAACCGATGTACCGAATCAGTCGCGTGATGTCAGCACCCTGGTGAAATTCCTGCTGCAAAGTGGTGTCGCGGCAGGCACCAGCAAAACCTGGCTGTATACGCCGGAATCCATCACCACGCGTAACGACCTGAAGTCCGGCACCTGCTGGTCACTGAAAGCCAACGCGGCAGCCTAA
- a CDS encoding ABC transporter permease, whose amino-acid sequence MNVSGIYRRDRQGIIVLLLSVAIFIVFTLFLPHFLSTDNLVNLVRSVTLLGILAVAMGMIVIGRGIDLSLISVMAMSTAWLLNMLNQQISLEVALPLTLLAVVGVGAVNGILIAYAEIPALFATLATGILVYGVGRSLLISQDVIYLAKSQSGIAAWGEASVGPVPLEIILFFALAALMALLLRFLKYGRYLYLMGDNLQAARNSGIPVRPLITLQYIISALVAFVAGLVIVTSLHSINTRIINSTLLYDVILVVVVGGIGLSGGKGGMRNIIFGTLLIGLLINGLTILDISDLYQNLIKASFLLIALIIDGVINPRDEQTDQQGDI is encoded by the coding sequence ATGAACGTCAGCGGAATTTATCGGCGAGATCGGCAGGGAATCATCGTACTGCTTTTATCGGTGGCAATTTTTATTGTCTTTACGCTTTTCTTACCCCATTTTCTCTCCACAGATAATCTGGTTAATTTGGTGCGTAGCGTCACGCTGCTCGGCATTCTCGCCGTCGCGATGGGCATGATTGTCATTGGCCGCGGTATCGATCTCTCCTTAATTTCAGTCATGGCCATGTCCACCGCCTGGCTGTTAAATATGCTGAATCAACAAATATCGCTTGAAGTGGCTTTGCCATTAACGCTGCTGGCGGTGGTCGGCGTTGGTGCGGTCAACGGTATCCTGATTGCCTATGCCGAAATCCCCGCGTTGTTTGCCACGCTGGCGACCGGCATTCTGGTCTATGGCGTCGGGCGTTCATTGTTAATCAGTCAGGATGTGATCTATCTTGCCAAATCTCAGTCTGGCATTGCGGCATGGGGTGAAGCATCCGTCGGTCCGGTGCCGCTGGAGATCATTCTGTTCTTCGCCCTGGCGGCGCTGATGGCATTGCTGCTGCGTTTTTTAAAATATGGTCGTTATCTTTATCTCATGGGTGATAATTTACAGGCGGCACGCAACAGTGGCATTCCGGTTCGTCCTCTGATTACCCTGCAATATATTATTTCCGCCCTGGTCGCCTTTGTTGCGGGTTTAGTGATCGTGACCAGCCTGCATTCAATTAATACCCGCATCATCAACTCAACCTTACTGTATGACGTGATATTGGTGGTGGTGGTCGGTGGAATAGGATTATCCGGCGGCAAAGGTGGCATGCGTAATATTATCTTTGGCACATTGCTGATTGGCCTGTTAATCAATGGCCTCACCATTCTTGATATTTCTGACTTATATCAAAATCTGATCAAAGCCAGTTTTCTTTTAATTGCCCTGATCATTGACGGGGTGATTAACCCGCGTGATGAGCAAACCGACCAACAGGGCGACATTTGA
- a CDS encoding 6,7-dimethyl-8-ribityllumazine synthase — protein MKKLNIAFIKASWHKEIVGKALEGFQQELSLQQADAEVKALDVPGAFEMPLLAQRLAKTGKYDAIVCAALVVDGGIYRHDFVAQAVVDGLMNVQLSTNVPVFSVSLTPHNFQPADEFIQFYEKHFVKKGAEAARAVLAITHLAID, from the coding sequence ATGAAGAAATTGAATATCGCCTTTATTAAAGCCAGCTGGCATAAAGAGATTGTCGGTAAGGCGCTGGAAGGTTTTCAGCAGGAGTTATCGCTGCAACAGGCCGATGCTGAAGTAAAGGCGCTGGACGTACCGGGCGCGTTTGAAATGCCGTTACTGGCACAACGTCTGGCGAAGACCGGCAAATATGACGCCATTGTGTGTGCCGCGCTGGTGGTCGATGGCGGCATCTACCGCCATGATTTTGTTGCTCAGGCGGTAGTGGATGGTTTGATGAACGTGCAATTAAGCACCAATGTCCCGGTATTCTCCGTCTCCCTGACACCCCATAATTTCCAACCCGCTGACGAGTTTATTCAGTTTTATGAAAAGCACTTTGTTAAAAAAGGTGCAGAAGCAGCGCGTGCAGTGTTGGCAATTACCCATTTAGCTATCGACTGA
- a CDS encoding sugar-binding transcriptional regulator has product MNKNTLSQDAELLTEIAVAYYQDEITQEEIAQKFGISRIKVGRLLKRAREEGIVEINVRYHPVFSTRLEQQLLERFPQLQRALIALDLQDADEQRRQVAALVSSHLTQSLKENTVVAVGQGSNVAAVADHPGQVPMRQCQFICGIGGTHRPGDAINADHISRRLAKKFGGTSETLYAPAYVENRALKDAFMQNGTIKETLDRARKADIALVGIGDMNENSYMVKLGWFTPHEIIDASVNQGVTGDIAGYAFFNAQGQQVDTVMNDRVIGLSIDELRKIPCVIAVASENTKAMAILGALRTGAIDIIATTAQNIRTILSLSKQ; this is encoded by the coding sequence CCGAGCTGCTGACGGAAATTGCGGTTGCCTATTATCAGGACGAAATCACCCAAGAAGAGATCGCGCAAAAGTTTGGTATCTCCCGCATCAAAGTGGGTCGTCTGCTGAAACGGGCACGTGAAGAAGGCATCGTTGAAATCAACGTGCGCTACCATCCAGTATTCAGCACCCGTCTGGAACAACAGCTACTGGAGCGCTTTCCGCAACTGCAACGCGCACTGATTGCGCTGGATTTGCAGGATGCGGACGAACAACGCCGTCAGGTCGCGGCGCTGGTTTCCTCACACCTGACGCAGTCACTGAAAGAGAACACCGTGGTCGCCGTCGGCCAGGGCAGCAATGTAGCGGCAGTTGCCGATCATCCCGGCCAGGTGCCGATGCGTCAATGTCAGTTTATCTGTGGAATTGGTGGGACACACCGTCCAGGCGATGCCATCAATGCAGACCATATCAGCCGCCGTCTGGCGAAAAAGTTTGGTGGCACCAGCGAAACACTCTATGCCCCGGCTTATGTCGAAAACCGTGCGCTCAAAGATGCGTTCATGCAGAACGGCACCATCAAAGAGACACTGGACCGTGCACGTAAAGCCGATATTGCGTTGGTGGGCATCGGTGATATGAACGAAAACAGTTATATGGTGAAGCTGGGCTGGTTTACTCCCCATGAGATCATTGATGCCAGCGTTAATCAGGGCGTGACGGGCGACATTGCCGGGTATGCTTTTTTTAACGCCCAGGGACAACAAGTGGATACGGTGATGAACGATCGGGTGATCGGTCTCAGTATCGATGAGCTGCGTAAAATTCCCTGTGTCATCGCCGTGGCCTCGGAAAATACCAAAGCCATGGCGATTCTCGGTGCGTTGCGTACCGGTGCCATCGACATTATCGCGACCACGGCGCAAAATATTCGCACTATTCTTAGCCTGTCAAAACAATAA